The Enterobacter oligotrophicus sequence CTGTCGACGGGCTGGAAGGCATCCGATGACCAGAAGGAGTGGACCTTCACTCTGACGGACAAGGCAAAATTTTCCGATGGCACGCCCGTCACCGCCGACGCGGTGAAACTGTCGTTTGAGCGCCTGCTGAAAATCAGCCAGGGTCCTTCGGAAGCCTTCCCGAAAGATCTCAAAATTGATGCTGTAGACGAACATACGGTGAAGTTCACCTTAAGTCAGCCGTTCGCGCCGTTCCTCTATACGCTGGCGAACGACGGAGCCTCCATTATTAACCCGGCGGTGCTGAAGGCCAATGCTGCCGATGATGCGCGTGGTTTTCTGGCGCAAAACACGGCTGGCTCCGGCCCGTTTATGCTGAAAAGCTGGCAGAAAGGTCAACAACTGGTGCTGGTGCCGAACCCGCACTGGGCGGGTGACAAGCCGCACTTTAAGCGCGTTGCGGTGAAAATCATTGGTGAAAGTGCGTCGCGTCGCCTGCAGCTTTCCCGTGGTGACCTGGACATTGCCGATTCCCTGCCAGTGGATCAGCTTGCGGCCCTGAAACAGGAAGGCAAAGTAGCCGTGGCGGAGTACCCGTCCCTGCGCGTCACTTATCTGTATCTCAACAACAGTAAAGCGCCGATGAATCAGGTGGATTTGCGTCGGGCGGTCTCCTGGGCGACAGATTATCAGGGGATGGTGAAAGGGATTCTGAGCGGTAACGGCAAACAGATGCGCGGCCCGATCCCGGACGGCATGTGGGGCTTTGACGCCAACGCCATGCAGTACAGCTTTGATGAGGCCAAAGCCAAAGCCGCGCTGGAGAAAGTGAAAGATAAACCCGCCAGCCTGACCTTCCTTTACTCCGATAACGACCCGAACTGGGAGCCGATCGCCCTCTCCACCCAGGCGAGTCTCGGCAAACTTGGCATTAACGTCAAGCTGGAGAAACTGGCGAACGCCACCATGCGCGATCGCGTGGGCAAAGGCGATTACGACATTGCTATCGGGA is a genomic window containing:
- a CDS encoding ABC transporter substrate-binding protein, whose amino-acid sequence is MKTTLLTTLIAATLALSAPVALAAVPKDMLVIGKAADPQTLDPAVTIDNNDWTVTYPSYQRLVKYKPGTTEVEGDLSTGWKASDDQKEWTFTLTDKAKFSDGTPVTADAVKLSFERLLKISQGPSEAFPKDLKIDAVDEHTVKFTLSQPFAPFLYTLANDGASIINPAVLKANAADDARGFLAQNTAGSGPFMLKSWQKGQQLVLVPNPHWAGDKPHFKRVAVKIIGESASRRLQLSRGDLDIADSLPVDQLAALKQEGKVAVAEYPSLRVTYLYLNNSKAPMNQVDLRRAVSWATDYQGMVKGILSGNGKQMRGPIPDGMWGFDANAMQYSFDEAKAKAALEKVKDKPASLTFLYSDNDPNWEPIALSTQASLGKLGINVKLEKLANATMRDRVGKGDYDIAIGNWSPDFADPYMFMNYWFESDKKGLPGNRSFYENKEVDALLQAALKTTDQAERTKDYQQAQKIVIDEAAYVYLFQKNYQLAMNKEVKGFTFNPMLEQVFNIATMSK